A stretch of Halococcus sediminicola DNA encodes these proteins:
- a CDS encoding sodium:solute symporter family transporter: MSTDVLLQIVPEGLDIGFKLIPALTTIGMLVAFLAIGFFFRVADTDNLWVAGRSIGNIENGMAIGANWMSAASYLGVAATIATLGYFGLAYLVGWTAGYFILLIFLASQFRRFGKYTAPDFVADRFYSDTGRAIAAVTTLFIAYVYAVSQGRGMGLMSMYLFGTSYTQGVILLMGVTIGYVALSGMLGTTKNMALQYVILIIAFLGGLYAVGWTQGYSTVLPYLEFGNEATLVAEEIAREFTAPFANAGYYEWVALCFTLIVGTCGLPHVLVRFYTVDNERTARWSCVWGLFFICLLYWGTATYAAFGTLLFDQSEALSFPFTSAQGDVVVVLTAQLANLPEWLVGLVAAGAVAAALATVSGLFISGSSAAAHDIYTNLYKPEASEREQLIVGRLTILGLGILVAATAIADVGVIASLVAVAFAIAGVVMFPVFFLGLWWERTTREGALAGMLVGLAISIVTIINDYASEVIGGEGSLLPALNAVLPATSTALIGVPVVMTVIIAISLVTDDPPQKVKRMVRQCHSPEPMSRMESAEEVATDGGEKQ, encoded by the coding sequence ATGAGTACGGATGTCCTGTTACAAATCGTGCCTGAAGGGCTCGACATCGGCTTCAAACTCATTCCGGCGCTCACAACCATAGGAATGTTGGTAGCTTTCCTTGCAATCGGCTTTTTCTTCCGCGTGGCCGATACTGACAACCTCTGGGTCGCTGGTCGGTCGATCGGGAACATTGAGAACGGAATGGCAATCGGTGCCAACTGGATGTCGGCAGCGTCATATCTCGGCGTCGCAGCAACCATTGCCACACTTGGCTACTTCGGCCTAGCGTATCTCGTCGGCTGGACAGCAGGTTATTTCATCCTCCTCATCTTCCTCGCCTCGCAGTTCCGTCGGTTCGGTAAGTACACAGCGCCGGATTTCGTTGCAGATCGGTTTTATTCCGACACTGGCCGCGCCATTGCGGCAGTGACAACGCTGTTCATCGCATATGTGTATGCTGTCAGTCAGGGACGCGGCATGGGCCTGATGTCGATGTATCTCTTCGGTACGAGCTACACACAGGGAGTGATCCTTCTCATGGGCGTCACTATCGGCTACGTTGCTCTCTCAGGGATGTTGGGTACAACCAAGAACATGGCGCTGCAGTACGTTATCCTCATCATCGCATTCCTTGGTGGACTATACGCAGTCGGCTGGACACAAGGCTATTCAACCGTACTCCCATACCTCGAATTCGGCAATGAAGCGACACTTGTCGCAGAGGAGATCGCTCGCGAATTCACAGCCCCCTTCGCCAACGCCGGTTACTACGAGTGGGTGGCACTGTGTTTCACCCTGATCGTTGGTACTTGCGGGCTGCCACACGTGCTGGTCCGCTTCTACACAGTCGACAACGAGCGGACGGCTCGGTGGTCCTGCGTCTGGGGACTGTTTTTCATCTGTTTGCTGTACTGGGGCACCGCCACGTACGCCGCGTTCGGTACGTTGCTGTTTGACCAGAGTGAAGCACTGTCGTTCCCCTTCACATCGGCTCAGGGTGATGTCGTGGTCGTTCTCACGGCACAACTCGCCAACCTTCCAGAATGGCTCGTCGGTCTCGTCGCTGCCGGGGCAGTCGCAGCGGCGTTAGCGACGGTTTCAGGGCTGTTCATTTCCGGGTCTTCGGCTGCCGCACACGACATCTACACGAACCTCTACAAACCCGAGGCATCCGAACGCGAGCAGCTCATCGTGGGCCGGTTGACGATACTCGGACTCGGGATTTTGGTAGCGGCGACAGCAATTGCCGACGTTGGTGTTATCGCCTCCCTCGTCGCTGTGGCGTTCGCTATCGCTGGTGTTGTGATGTTTCCTGTGTTCTTCCTCGGTCTCTGGTGGGAGCGCACCACTCGGGAGGGCGCTCTCGCTGGGATGCTTGTTGGGCTGGCAATCTCTATCGTAACCATCATCAACGACTATGCTTCGGAGGTTATCGGTGGTGAGGGATCTCTCCTGCCAGCACTCAACGCGGTGCTGCCCGCGACATCGACGGCACTGATCGGCGTACCGGTCGTGATGACCGTCATCATCGCGATCTCACTAGTCACCGACGATCCGCCACAAAAAGTCAAACGTATGGTTCGCCAATGTCACAGTCCTGAGCCAATGAGCCGAATGGAGAGTGCGGAAGAGGTTGCTACAGACGGTGGTGAGAAACAGTGA
- a CDS encoding NAD-binding protein, producing the protein MVSFPWTVSKIEFSRRNRRVAYYLAGLGVLVLVYTVVYNLALARLEGVNQSIFASFEYIVQTMTTTGYGQDSDLWSHPLMYLFVILAQISGIAIGFFTLRLIIIPLFSESDVNLDDRLTPKEDHVIICEYRRDSAVLLDELRELDVEYVLISSSEENARNLSDEGYSAIHGSPQDAEAFERASISTARTVVADAGDANVNTILTVRSLSTDIETIVLTDDNDVRDVLLEAGADTVLSPRKVLGHRLAEKAVSSFSSQLTDTIDLGGDIEVTEITVHPGSQLDGRRIRNSNIRERTGANIVGAWIDGELQLPPSPDAIIRPNTVLLVAGGHSALEEVSDFTRPARSLRQHERVVVAGLGEGGEAAQSIITDSGIDSVTIDIEDRESVDVIGDAGSKEILHKAGIESAGAIIVGLPDDSASLLTTVVARSLNSDIEILVRVSDTDATGKALSAGADYVLSIPRVSVRMIAKELRGEDVLAPASQIRLIRVSADPFVGSTLAESEIYETTGCRVIAVTDASGFSSTIDPHQEFTGDERLVIVGTDEAVQQFEKRFDVSPAETAS; encoded by the coding sequence ATGGTCTCCTTCCCCTGGACGGTATCAAAAATCGAATTCTCTCGGAGAAATCGGCGCGTTGCCTACTATCTCGCCGGACTTGGGGTCTTAGTCCTCGTGTATACAGTCGTGTATAATCTTGCGCTGGCACGGCTAGAAGGCGTAAATCAGTCGATTTTCGCATCGTTTGAATACATTGTTCAGACGATGACGACAACCGGCTACGGTCAGGACTCAGACCTGTGGAGCCATCCTTTGATGTACCTATTCGTAATATTGGCCCAAATCTCGGGTATTGCAATCGGTTTCTTCACCCTTCGTCTCATCATCATACCACTATTCAGCGAATCTGATGTCAACCTTGATGATCGACTCACGCCCAAAGAAGATCACGTTATTATCTGTGAATATCGTCGCGACTCCGCCGTGCTTCTCGATGAGCTCCGAGAGCTAGACGTTGAGTACGTACTGATCTCGTCTTCCGAAGAAAATGCTAGAAACCTCTCCGACGAGGGGTATTCGGCCATCCATGGCTCTCCACAAGATGCGGAAGCATTCGAACGGGCCAGTATCAGTACTGCACGGACGGTCGTCGCTGATGCAGGCGATGCAAACGTCAATACGATCCTTACGGTACGGTCCCTCAGCACGGACATTGAGACAATCGTCCTCACTGACGACAACGATGTGCGTGACGTGCTATTAGAGGCAGGTGCAGATACTGTTCTTTCGCCACGCAAAGTGTTGGGTCACAGACTCGCCGAAAAGGCAGTCTCTTCGTTCAGTTCCCAACTGACGGACACAATCGACCTAGGAGGCGACATCGAGGTGACTGAGATAACAGTTCATCCGGGGAGTCAGTTGGATGGAAGACGGATCCGGAACTCGAACATCAGAGAACGGACGGGGGCGAACATTGTCGGCGCGTGGATCGACGGAGAATTACAGTTACCACCGTCTCCCGATGCGATCATCCGTCCGAATACGGTTCTGTTGGTAGCAGGCGGGCACAGTGCCCTAGAGGAAGTGAGCGATTTTACCAGACCCGCACGGTCGCTCCGTCAACACGAGCGGGTTGTTGTCGCCGGTTTGGGTGAAGGCGGTGAAGCTGCACAGTCGATCATCACCGACTCGGGAATCGACAGCGTGACGATTGACATCGAAGACCGTGAGTCGGTCGATGTCATCGGCGATGCGGGGTCAAAAGAGATACTGCACAAAGCTGGTATCGAAAGCGCAGGTGCGATTATCGTTGGACTCCCCGATGACTCGGCATCGTTGCTGACCACAGTCGTCGCACGATCCTTGAATTCGGATATCGAGATACTGGTTCGGGTGAGCGATACGGATGCAACGGGCAAAGCATTGAGTGCCGGAGCCGACTACGTCCTCTCGATTCCTCGGGTAAGTGTGAGGATGATCGCGAAAGAACTTCGCGGCGAGGACGTGCTCGCACCGGCGAGTCAGATCCGTCTTATCCGTGTTTCTGCGGATCCATTTGTTGGATCGACACTTGCCGAATCGGAGATCTATGAGACGACTGGCTGTCGGGTAATCGCTGTCACCGACGCTTCCGGGTTTTCCAGCACTATTGATCCTCACCAGGAGTTTACGGGTGATGAACGGCTCGTGATTGTAGGAACCGATGAAGCAGTCCAGCAATTCGAGAAGCGATTCGATGTTTCCCCAGCTGAGACGGCTTCGTGA
- the acs gene encoding acetate--CoA ligase — MSEQDVELEARLAEQEEFEPPGSFVEQANVSDPSIYDEFADNWPACWENAAALLDWSTEYEQVLDDSNPPFYEWFTGGELNASENCLDCHLDERGDETAIEWVGEIGETRTYTYRDLHREVSEFAAALREHGVEAGDIVTLYMPMVPELPIAMLACARLGAPHSVVFAGFSANALATRMNSADSQMLVTCDGYYRRGETLEHKPKADEGIAQIDHDVTSIVVDRLGDEYDHSMRGADHDYDTLIADHAESEVEPVARDAEDMLFLMYTSGTTGEPKGVKHTTGGYLSWVAWTTHAVLDIKPEDTYWCSADIGWITGHSYIVYGPLALGTTTVMYEGTPDYPEKDRLWEIVDEYDVTQLYTAPTAIRSFMKWGKEYPARHDLSSLRLLGTVGEPINPRAWKWYYRHIGDESCPVVDTWWQTETGGMMVTTLPGVDNMKPGSAGPPLPGVDSQIVDTEGEEIAAGRAGHLTIQRPWPGMLRTLYQNDERFIEEYWAEYSDTDSGDSDDWVYFPEDGAKIDDDGYLTILGRVDDVVNVSGHRLGTMEIESTIVGVEGVAEAAVVGGDHEVKGETVYAYVITEDGYAGDNEMQDAIIAGVEDGIGPIARPEEVVFTPELPKTRSGKIMRRLLEDIANREKVGSTNTLRNPEIVNEIQRQVGGADS, encoded by the coding sequence ATGTCGGAGCAAGATGTCGAACTGGAAGCCCGGCTGGCCGAGCAAGAGGAGTTCGAGCCACCGGGATCGTTCGTCGAACAGGCAAACGTGTCCGATCCGTCGATCTACGACGAGTTCGCGGACAACTGGCCAGCGTGCTGGGAAAACGCCGCGGCCCTTCTCGATTGGTCCACGGAGTACGAACAGGTCCTCGATGACTCGAACCCGCCCTTTTACGAGTGGTTCACCGGTGGCGAGCTCAACGCATCGGAGAACTGCCTCGACTGTCATCTCGACGAGCGCGGCGACGAGACCGCCATCGAGTGGGTCGGTGAGATTGGCGAAACCCGCACATACACCTACCGTGACCTTCATCGCGAGGTCAGCGAGTTCGCGGCGGCCCTCCGCGAGCACGGTGTCGAAGCGGGCGATATCGTCACCCTCTACATGCCAATGGTGCCGGAGCTACCGATTGCCATGCTCGCGTGCGCCCGCCTTGGTGCCCCCCATTCGGTCGTTTTCGCCGGATTTTCAGCCAATGCTCTGGCGACCCGGATGAACAGCGCCGATTCTCAGATGCTGGTGACCTGCGACGGCTACTATCGACGGGGTGAGACCCTCGAACACAAGCCGAAAGCCGACGAGGGGATCGCCCAGATCGATCATGATGTGACGAGCATCGTCGTCGATCGTCTCGGCGACGAGTACGACCACTCGATGCGGGGGGCGGATCACGACTACGACACCCTAATCGCGGACCATGCCGAAAGCGAGGTCGAACCGGTCGCCCGCGACGCCGAAGACATGTTGTTCCTGATGTACACCTCGGGGACGACTGGCGAGCCGAAAGGCGTCAAACACACCACTGGTGGCTATCTCTCGTGGGTTGCGTGGACGACTCACGCTGTTCTTGACATCAAGCCCGAGGACACCTACTGGTGTTCGGCCGATATCGGCTGGATTACCGGCCACTCCTACATCGTCTACGGGCCGCTCGCGCTCGGCACGACCACTGTCATGTATGAGGGAACGCCAGATTATCCCGAGAAAGACCGGCTGTGGGAAATCGTCGACGAATACGACGTCACTCAGCTCTACACCGCACCAACGGCGATCCGGTCGTTCATGAAGTGGGGCAAGGAGTACCCTGCTCGCCACGACTTATCGAGTCTCCGGTTACTCGGCACCGTCGGAGAACCGATCAACCCGCGAGCGTGGAAGTGGTACTACAGACATATTGGCGACGAATCGTGTCCGGTCGTCGATACGTGGTGGCAGACCGAAACCGGCGGAATGATGGTGACAACATTACCGGGCGTCGACAACATGAAGCCCGGCTCCGCCGGGCCGCCGTTGCCGGGCGTCGATAGCCAAATCGTCGATACCGAGGGCGAAGAAATTGCAGCTGGACGAGCAGGCCATCTCACCATCCAGAGGCCGTGGCCCGGCATGTTGCGAACGCTGTATCAAAACGACGAGCGTTTCATCGAGGAATATTGGGCGGAGTACTCCGATACCGACTCCGGCGATTCCGACGACTGGGTCTATTTCCCAGAAGATGGCGCGAAAATCGATGACGACGGCTACCTCACTATCCTCGGGCGGGTGGACGACGTTGTCAACGTCTCCGGTCATCGCCTCGGGACGATGGAAATAGAGAGCACCATCGTCGGCGTTGAGGGTGTTGCCGAGGCCGCAGTCGTTGGCGGTGACCATGAGGTGAAAGGCGAGACCGTCTACGCCTACGTCATCACCGAGGATGGCTACGCGGGCGATAATGAGATGCAGGATGCAATCATCGCCGGTGTGGAAGATGGAATTGGCCCCATTGCGCGTCCTGAAGAAGTTGTCTTCACCCCTGAACTCCCGAAGACCCGTTCAGGAAAGATTATGCGCCGATTATTGGAGGATATCGCCAACAGGGAGAAGGTGGGCAGTACGAACACGCTCCGCAACCCAGAGATCGTCAACGAGATCCAGCGGCAAGTCGGGGGAGCCGATTCGTAA
- a CDS encoding DUF4212 domain-containing protein, whose translation MTDDRTQTPNDSGTTETDGRMTTSRHSTNYLDAEVNIFKPDTAFMQDHLRLIWVTFLAWTVAVFGPVTAALVFPDLMTETIVLGFQLHILLTGIAAPFGALVLSAVYAYRRDKLDEKYGIEHGKTRTESDSATATDGGENA comes from the coding sequence ATGACTGACGACCGCACACAGACGCCGAACGATTCGGGAACAACGGAAACAGATGGCAGAATGACGACGAGCCGTCATTCCACTAATTACCTCGATGCAGAGGTGAATATCTTCAAACCAGATACTGCGTTCATGCAAGACCATCTGAGATTGATCTGGGTGACGTTTCTCGCTTGGACGGTCGCCGTTTTTGGACCGGTGACGGCTGCACTCGTCTTTCCTGACCTGATGACCGAGACAATTGTCCTTGGTTTCCAGTTACATATTCTCCTGACGGGTATCGCCGCGCCATTCGGCGCGCTCGTCCTGTCGGCGGTGTATGCCTACCGACGCGACAAGCTCGATGAGAAATACGGAATCGAGCACGGAAAGACGAGAACGGAGTCCGACTCGGCGACAGCAACTGATGGCGGTGAGAACGCATGA
- a CDS encoding helix-turn-helix domain-containing protein: MANDRKLEILGYAAEHGPFSVTDLKDEFGFPHTTAHEYCRDLATAGLLHREQGKPAVYSPVDFDIHLSLEAISMAVTAESETIDYMLAEYDDGVIEEIVEIWERVETGDLTYREASATLDMVHADFLRLAAELDLFDR; encoded by the coding sequence TTGGCCAACGACCGCAAACTCGAAATTCTCGGCTATGCTGCCGAACACGGGCCGTTCTCCGTGACCGATCTCAAAGACGAATTCGGCTTTCCTCACACGACTGCACACGAATACTGCCGCGATCTCGCCACAGCAGGATTGCTCCACCGAGAGCAGGGCAAGCCCGCGGTCTACTCACCTGTTGATTTCGATATTCATCTTTCGTTGGAAGCGATCTCCATGGCTGTCACAGCCGAATCCGAAACGATCGACTACATGCTTGCTGAATACGACGATGGAGTCATCGAAGAGATTGTCGAGATTTGGGAGCGCGTCGAGACTGGCGATCTTACCTACCGCGAAGCCAGCGCTACCCTCGATATGGTACATGCTGATTTCCTTCGCCTTGCTGCCGAGCTCGATCTCTTCGACCGATGA
- a CDS encoding bacterio-opsin activator domain-containing protein, whose protein sequence is MDGIAQFLCAGGYERLRRATQTHRGDLIVRLCGEVGLQPSEVVAVNPNDIQQVGTARLLDVGDREAFVPAAVAHAVQKYTQSVNGTDTLVNISERRVQMLVRENGTRAADATGDSRFREISSRDLRAAHAYQLLHDGVDTRIVLAVTAYDRVAALEPYLPSPDREELVAALSEERTMTAEGLPGWLRRTVQVAADVGEALAVADSTEDIYEMVCGQLADTDGYRFAWIVERINDDFTIQAHTGVAIDNIEQTLADQTDLIAAVTEKKMVQATDVGDTTLLVVPLVGETTRGLVGIRTLRGDANAIERDLLGVLGAQVGHALAVIEHQQLLLANTATELTFDIGHETPFLPETAAALDCEFELVGIVPADEGVLCYVTARAVTPDAVFERAAITDSVEDIRFVGDDNTGVLLELTLRNSPIQVLATAGGQIQSYEVNSHGGQLVGEVSTDANIRSIVETVTDAFPTAHLTAKRETEPETTTDVQFRETLADELTERQTAALRSAYFGGYFEWPRDSTAEELADSLNVSSPTLHHHLRIAQKKLLQSFFDEIR, encoded by the coding sequence ATGGACGGGATAGCCCAGTTTTTGTGTGCAGGTGGTTACGAGCGCCTCCGTCGGGCAACCCAGACCCACCGCGGCGACCTCATTGTCCGACTATGTGGAGAAGTCGGACTACAACCGAGTGAAGTGGTCGCCGTCAATCCCAATGATATCCAACAGGTCGGCACCGCCCGGTTGCTGGACGTCGGAGATCGCGAGGCGTTCGTTCCGGCAGCAGTGGCTCATGCGGTTCAGAAGTACACCCAGTCGGTCAACGGCACCGACACACTCGTAAATATCTCGGAGCGTCGTGTCCAGATGTTGGTTCGCGAGAATGGCACGCGAGCCGCTGACGCGACCGGTGACAGCCGATTTCGGGAAATATCGAGTCGGGACCTTCGGGCCGCCCACGCCTACCAACTGCTACACGACGGTGTTGATACACGGATCGTCCTTGCAGTGACCGCCTACGATCGGGTGGCTGCGCTGGAACCATATCTTCCATCCCCGGATCGAGAGGAGCTCGTAGCGGCCCTCTCGGAGGAGAGGACAATGACAGCCGAGGGTCTGCCCGGCTGGCTCCGGCGAACAGTGCAGGTTGCCGCTGATGTAGGGGAGGCACTCGCGGTCGCCGATAGTACAGAGGATATCTACGAGATGGTTTGTGGCCAACTGGCCGATACGGATGGGTATCGCTTCGCATGGATCGTGGAGAGGATCAACGACGACTTCACGATTCAGGCACATACCGGCGTGGCGATCGACAATATTGAGCAAACGCTTGCCGATCAGACCGATCTCATTGCCGCCGTAACCGAGAAGAAGATGGTCCAAGCCACGGATGTCGGGGACACTACGCTACTCGTCGTTCCGCTCGTTGGTGAGACAACCCGCGGTCTGGTTGGGATCAGAACGCTCCGAGGGGACGCCAACGCTATTGAACGTGACTTGCTCGGCGTGCTCGGTGCACAGGTCGGCCACGCGCTCGCCGTGATCGAACATCAACAGCTGCTGCTGGCTAATACAGCGACCGAATTGACCTTCGATATCGGACACGAGACACCCTTCCTGCCCGAAACTGCGGCCGCACTCGACTGTGAATTCGAACTCGTTGGTATTGTCCCTGCCGACGAGGGGGTGCTCTGTTATGTTACTGCCCGAGCGGTCACGCCGGACGCAGTCTTCGAACGTGCGGCCATTACCGATAGCGTAGAGGACATCCGATTTGTCGGCGATGACAATACGGGAGTTCTGCTCGAACTCACGCTCCGGAATTCCCCAATCCAGGTGCTCGCAACCGCTGGTGGCCAGATTCAATCCTACGAAGTCAATTCACACGGTGGACAGCTGGTCGGGGAGGTCTCGACCGACGCAAACATTCGAAGCATTGTTGAAACCGTGACCGACGCGTTTCCGACTGCCCACCTGACGGCGAAACGGGAAACCGAACCTGAGACCACGACTGATGTTCAGTTTCGGGAGACACTGGCCGACGAACTCACCGAACGACAGACGGCGGCGCTGCGATCAGCCTACTTTGGAGGTTACTTTGAGTGGCCGCGTGACTCCACGGCTGAGGAACTGGCCGACTCGCTGAACGTCTCGTCGCCGACCCTCCACCATCACCTTCGTATTGCCCAGAAGAAGCTACTCCAGTCGTTCTTTGACGAGATCAGGTAG
- a CDS encoding acyltransferase family protein — MPFFFVTSGYFLKSKLDSGSAGSTIRSSFQKLSSLYLFGIGLYILSVALTTGIALLSGRKPAASLSGLFRNLSPVGVVYYGDAIASPFWFLTALFFAICLVSLFVALGKTRYLLPVAATAHVVGLLGQNYPMIVELSIPTRDALFFGFFYVALGFWIRSTQWTPSTNRRRMYLGVVIVATIGQVSEQYAVNYLFRGLTISQETYTTEYTIATVILVFALFAYALSNPDWGRGTIAPRLGTLAVGVYLVHFPVFQILKALNGLLVTMSGFNLMSTGVWQVLVTPVVYVLSLVVYVFVGKIGRDRR; from the coding sequence GTGCCTTTCTTTTTCGTGACCTCAGGATATTTCCTCAAATCCAAACTGGATTCCGGTAGTGCTGGATCGACGATTCGAAGCTCCTTTCAGAAATTGAGTTCGCTGTATCTGTTCGGGATTGGTCTCTACATCTTATCAGTAGCGCTCACGACCGGTATTGCACTCCTCTCAGGGCGAAAGCCGGCGGCGAGCCTTAGCGGCTTGTTCAGGAACCTCTCTCCAGTTGGAGTGGTGTACTATGGTGATGCAATTGCATCTCCGTTTTGGTTTCTCACAGCGTTGTTCTTTGCTATCTGTTTGGTCTCGTTGTTCGTTGCCCTTGGGAAGACTCGCTATCTGCTTCCGGTGGCTGCAACGGCACACGTCGTCGGTTTGCTCGGTCAGAACTATCCAATGATCGTTGAACTCTCGATTCCGACTCGTGATGCGCTCTTTTTCGGGTTTTTCTACGTTGCTCTCGGTTTCTGGATCAGATCAACCCAGTGGACACCAAGTACGAATCGTCGTCGAATGTACCTTGGAGTCGTTATTGTCGCAACGATTGGACAGGTTTCTGAACAGTATGCCGTCAACTACCTCTTTCGGGGTCTCACGATTAGTCAGGAAACATATACTACCGAATACACGATCGCAACGGTCATTCTCGTTTTTGCCTTGTTTGCGTACGCTCTGTCAAATCCTGATTGGGGAAGAGGGACGATTGCTCCGCGATTGGGAACGCTCGCTGTCGGGGTCTATCTAGTCCATTTCCCAGTGTTTCAGATTCTGAAGGCATTGAACGGACTTTTGGTGACCATGAGCGGATTCAATCTGATGTCGACCGGTGTGTGGCAGGTTCTTGTAACACCAGTTGTCTATGTTCTTTCGTTGGTCGTGTATGTTTTTGTGGGGAAAATAGGGCGAGATCGGCGGTAG
- a CDS encoding Lrp/AsnC family transcriptional regulator: MPSNELDELDRYVIYRLQKDIRGTSAATIANDYGVSPSTVRKRISRLEDEGIIRGSHLDIDYEQAGYQLFTIIFCTAPIPEREQLAQEALTVPGVVSVRELMTGEENIHVVAVGRDGDDLSRIGRDLAALGLEIVEEELVHNEYSCPLHWFDKQSD; the protein is encoded by the coding sequence ATGCCATCAAACGAACTTGACGAACTGGACCGGTATGTCATCTATCGATTGCAGAAAGATATTCGGGGGACGTCAGCGGCTACCATCGCCAATGACTACGGTGTTTCGCCGAGTACAGTCCGCAAACGCATCAGCCGTCTCGAAGACGAAGGTATCATTCGTGGATCCCATCTCGATATCGATTACGAGCAAGCGGGATACCAGCTGTTCACCATCATTTTCTGCACTGCTCCGATTCCCGAACGCGAACAGCTCGCCCAAGAGGCATTAACGGTCCCTGGTGTGGTATCTGTTCGGGAGCTAATGACCGGCGAAGAAAATATCCATGTTGTTGCGGTCGGACGTGATGGAGACGATCTTAGCCGTATTGGTCGTGATCTTGCGGCACTCGGTCTTGAGATAGTGGAAGAAGAACTCGTTCACAACGAGTATTCTTGTCCACTCCATTGGTTCGACAAGCAGAGCGATTGA